The DNA region CAGGAAGGGATTCAAAGTGAGAGAAGACCTCTGAAAGCCATGGTAATAAACACTTTCGAAGTGCTGGCAACTGTCATCACTAGTTCATATGTAGTCTAGTAAACGTGTGCGCTATCGCTCTCCTTTAGGAATTTTGATAGATCCGGTGTAAGCTGGGAACCAACAGATTGAATATTTAATGCAATCAGCTCACTCTGTTCGACTGAACTTCAGTGATGGGAACATTCAAATTATTTTGTTCCACTCTTGCAGGAGATCAGGCCTAACCTTCAGAATGGCGAGATTTTCCGATCCCCAAATGCAGCCGACACTGACTCCAGGTACTGTTCCTCTTAAACTATTTGAAGTGTATCAATAGTATGGTCTGCTAacgttttttttttctaaaaacgTTACTGTATTTCTCTGTAGACTGGAGGCTGGTTTGTCTGGCGAAGCTATGGAAGAAATTCCCACGAACCGCAGACGACTGAAGTACCGCCAACGAAATGGATCTGTATTCCAAAGCTTCAGTCTACATATGCAGAATCTGTATGAAAAGGCTTCATCAGAGGAGAAACCCCCCGCACTTGACCAATCAGAAGTGCGTGTCTCCGGGATTGATTCGCCTCACTCAAACACTGAAGAGAGAGACATTATGGTAGACACGTTCATCAGCATGGACAAAGTCAATGCCACTATTCGCAAGAACAGACCGATTTCTGAAGAAGCCCTATCGCGTTCTTCAGATGCTCGGTCAGCAGGAAGCAGCAAGGGATACAACTCTGAAGTTGACATGTACGTAGACGCACTGACCACGATGGATTCTGAAGCAGAGACAGACTCAGAGCACAGAGACCATGGACACCATGCCTTTGCTCGGATGGATTCAGACAAGACATGCTCCGACGCTCAAAATGCTAGATTGTCCAGGTCTAGCAGCTTCGAGAAGAAAGACTGGTCAGATGTTGCGTCAGGAAACAGAGATATGAGTAACCAGCATGAAGAAGCAGCTATTGTCTCGACACCACAGATCAAACCGGTTGTTGGTGAACATGAGAGGACTAGCTTGTTGGAGGAACTGTTTGAGCGAGAAAAGCCGGCTTCTTGGGATCACGAGAGGAGTAGTTCCTTGGAGGAATTGCTCACCGAAGATTTCCATGCTTCAGAATCTGGCGTAAGAGAGCAAGCTACTGAAGAAACAGGCTGCAATAGCAGCGTCACCAATGCTGCATCAAATGGCACACAAGATATTACTAAGAAGAGCAAGGAAGCCAAGGAGAATTCCAGCATCGCAACCATTTCGTTCAAGAAAATAGCAAGCAAGAGGTCCAAGTATGTCGGTGGCATGGAGCTGATTGCTTCAAAAGTTGGCATTCTGCCAAGGAAACTCTCCAAGAAGCATGACCCTTTCTCTGATTCCCTCCGGACCATGGCGAAGCAGCTGCTTGAGCTGAAGTATGATGGCACTCAAGACAGTGACTTATATGACTTCGAAGCAAATGGCGAGGGATGCGATGTCAAGTACCTGGAAATGTATGATTCTCCTCTTGAAATTAAGGAGAGTGCTGTGCACAAAATTCCTTCAGACTCACCACATGATGATGTGGGCTCAAGAAGATGCCAGCAGGAAGAATTGAACCATGAGTCAGAGCATGATGTTCCACCTACTGACAGTCCACATGATTCAGTCCCTGATGATGGAAATGTATTTCAGGATTCCAACATTGTCTCCTTTACAGGCATCATCACATCACCCAGTTCCCAAGAGGAAGAAGGATGTGTAAGTACTGCACCTGATGAGCATTCATCTACTGAAGTGCTCAACCATATCTTGGAACATGCTCAAGAGAAGTCTGAGGAACATCCTGACAGGGAAGTGACTGAGGACACTGATAATGATGTCATTTCAGAAAATGCTTCTGATACGGGTGACGACTTGAAAGAAGCCGGCACTTACATGGAGCTGATGAATGTGGAAGAAGTCGAAGAAAGCAATAAATTTGATGCATATGTATTGGATGATGAAACTGCTAAGTACATAGAGGAGCAAGCAATTTCAGATGGTATGAACTCCTCACCGGTTTCATCCAAACAATCTGATGATCCTTGCCGGATAACTCCACTAACTCTCTCAGATGAAGATGACACGGTGGCATGTAAGGTCACCGACAGCTACACCCCTGAAGTGGAGCATATGACACTGTCAGAAACATTGACGGATACTGTTGTATCTAAGGTAGTAACCGAGTCAGAAATTGACAGAGAAGATGCCATGCcagatgataagcagtactatTTACATCCAGAATCTACTTTTGGGCAAGACGCAGTTCTCAGCAGCTCCGAAATTGTTGTAAAAAACGGTCAAGGGCCGCTGCGCAGCTCATCCATGGTGGCTGTAACTCCAGAACTAACGGTAAACACCGAGGAAAATCATGAATTGCATCCAGTTGTGCATCAAGAAACACCTAATTCGTGCAACAGCAGAACTGAAGCTTTTGGAGATCCACCAGCTCCTGACGCCAGAGATATTCCTCCACCAATCATTTCAAGCTTTGATTGGATGCTCAATGGTGCAATGCAGCAGTCATTGAATGTCCTTCCTGCTCAACCAACTTATGGAAGTGCACAAGAAACTGGTTCTTCTGAAGATGCGCCGCCGCTTCCACCTCTTCCACCGGTGCAGTGGCGAACAAACAAGCTTCAGATGGGGTCATCACCTTTATCTGCGAAGATTGGGCGACCACCAAGGCCAAAACCTCCAGTAAAACACCAAGAAAGCCAAGGGAACTCTTCGCTGGATAAAAGAAATGAAAATGCTGAAATTCTTCAGGAAAATAGTCTGCGTATAGGCTCCAGTTCGCAGAATGAAATGTTGCAGGCAATGGTTCCTGATGATC from Panicum hallii strain FIL2 chromosome 9, PHallii_v3.1, whole genome shotgun sequence includes:
- the LOC112873631 gene encoding protein SCAR2-like, which encodes MPLSRHTVGNEYALGGRDLYRTADQHDPEAILDGVAMAGLVGVLRQLGDLAEFAAQVFHGLYDEVMSTSARGHGLMLRVQQLEAELPLLEKESCQRDYLYVASNRGVDWHSNPRVEHGVVTRGDTPRFIMASIKQCRGPPKLFMLDKYDIGGEGACLKRYTDPSFFKTDSACSTLLQEGIQSERRPLKAMEIRPNLQNGEIFRSPNAADTDSRLEAGLSGEAMEEIPTNRRRLKYRQRNGSVFQSFSLHMQNLYEKASSEEKPPALDQSEVRVSGIDSPHSNTEERDIMVDTFISMDKVNATIRKNRPISEEALSRSSDARSAGSSKGYNSEVDMYVDALTTMDSEAETDSEHRDHGHHAFARMDSDKTCSDAQNARLSRSSSFEKKDWSDVASGNRDMSNQHEEAAIVSTPQIKPVVGEHERTSLLEELFEREKPASWDHERSSSLEELLTEDFHASESGVREQATEETGCNSSVTNAASNGTQDITKKSKEAKENSSIATISFKKIASKRSKYVGGMELIASKVGILPRKLSKKHDPFSDSLRTMAKQLLELKYDGTQDSDLYDFEANGEGCDVKYLEMYDSPLEIKESAVHKIPSDSPHDDVGSRRCQQEELNHESEHDVPPTDSPHDSVPDDGNVFQDSNIVSFTGIITSPSSQEEEGCVSTAPDEHSSTEVLNHILEHAQEKSEEHPDREVTEDTDNDVISENASDTGDDLKEAGTYMELMNVEEVEESNKFDAYVLDDETAKYIEEQAISDGMNSSPVSSKQSDDPCRITPLTLSDEDDTVACKVTDSYTPEVEHMTLSETLTDTVVSKVVTESEIDREDAMPDDKQYYLHPESTFGQDAVLSSSEIVVKNGQGPLRSSSMVAVTPELTVNTEENHELHPVVHQETPNSCNSRTEAFGDPPAPDARDIPPPIISSFDWMLNGAMQQSLNVLPAQPTYGSAQETGSSEDAPPLPPLPPVQWRTNKLQMGSSPLSAKIGRPPRPKPPVKHQESQGNSSLDKRNENAEILQENSLRIGSSSQNEMLQAMVPDDHDSNQLLNRDSQENHCQEGDKEYGVEISNLLSSSESECVAEVAPVRSENLHTSQLHELIVIPEEAWSDFGNIKFIPEQEGKHQLSNGVYDCSGLYTAGLSAQKTKDKVETVIDYKVKEFSAADGNKVADLGENKSNGAPKHDNVLNPDLTAQQEKGEHGDYDDRAREFSSALEEELANSPTHPVPKPPRYPLLPVTSHDRSMLRKAPALVQPSSKLSDEKNTILEEIKNKSFNLKPVLAKRPSVMGGPRTNLQVVAIIERAHAIRQAVADDDDEDSWSDE